CCAAGGTGGAGGATATGCCCCTGTGCAAGGAGTGTGCCGGGAAGATCGACCTGCCCGACGGGGCCCTGGACTGCATGACCCTGGCGCAGCTGGAGCAGTACATGGCCTTTTACGAGGAAAACGCCGCCCTGCGCGAGACCTTCAGCGAGGACTACCGCTACGGCTTCGGCCTCCTCAGCGGCGCCCTGGTGGTGGACAGCGCCCACCGCCTGCTGCGCATCAAGCCCTACGATAGTGCGCTGGTGTTCGGCCCGGAGAATTTGCAGTCCTTCCGCATCCTGGAGGACTCCGATCCTCTGTTTACGGGAAACGCCGACGGCCTCACCTGCCACCGCAGCGATGTGCCCGATAAGGTGGAGGCCCTGATCCCCAGCATCGACCAGTTCATGCGCCGCAAGCAGGACTTTGAGCACATGGAGGAGATGCACCGCATGATGGATCGGGACCGGGATCACGACCACGACCATCCCCGTCCTCCCCGGCCCGAGTTTGTGTGTACGCCCCCGGTGCGCAAGTTCCGCCTGGAGCTGACCTTCTCCCATCCCTATTGGAAGAGCTTCACCCAGGAGATCGGCGCCCCGGACTTCAGCAGCCAGTATCCCAGCGCCGAGGACTATCTCCGGGAGTATGAGGAGAAGGTGGAGGCCCTCCGTGAGCTTGCCTCCCGGCTCCAGCACATCGTCAACCCCGACGCCCCCCAGCGCCGGGAGGATGACCCCCAGCCCGCCGCCGCAGCCGCCGCTCCCGCCCCTGCCGCCGACCCGGTGGCGGAGATTCAGAAGTATAAGCTGCTCTTCGACGCTGGCGTCCTCACCGAGGAGGAATTCGCCGCCAAGAAAAAGCAGCTTCTGGGCATCTGAAAATCCGAAGGCTCAATCGGGGCGCAACCGGGGCTTACCCCACCGGACAAATTTCCTGTAAAGCTAAAAAAACGGAACGAAACAGCGGGAATTGGCCCTTGACAAATGCGCTTTTCGGGTGATAAAATCAAAATAGCGGTGCGATATGCCCGCAGATATAATTTCATATAGATCGGACGATGGAATCGGGAGAGACCGCCCAGGCGGCGCCGAAGGGGAACGCAGAAGCTCTCAGGCAAAAGGACCGATTTCGGACGATACTCCGAAAAGGCCGGACGGTAACGCCCGACCACCGAAGGTGCAACCTCCCGCCGGGGAGGGAATCTCTCAGGTAACTCAACGGGGGCACAAGGCCGTATAAAGCGGCTTTGTGTCCCTTTTTGCTGCTTAAAAACCATTCATCTTTTAAGGAGGAACCAGAATGAGCGAACTGAAGCGTACCCAATTATACGATGTCCATGTGGCCGCCGGTGCGGAAATGGTGGACTTCGGCGGATGGGAAATGCCCATCCAGTACCCCGGCGGCATCATTGCCGAGCATCTGTACACCCGTCAGGTGTGCAGCCTTTTCGATGTGTCTCACATGGGTCGGCTGCTGGTGGAGGGCCCGGAGCGCAAGGCCTTTTTGCAGCATGTGCTCACCAGCAATGTGGCTGCCCTGGATGTGGGCCTGGCCCAGTACTGCATCATCCCCAATGAAAACGGCGGCGCCGTGGACGACGCCTACCTGTATATGTTCCAGGAGGATAACTACCTGCTGGTGGTAAACGCCGCCAACACCGAGAAGGACCTGGCCCACCTGCGCGCGGCCCTGCAGGGCTTCGACTGCACCATCACC
This is a stretch of genomic DNA from Vescimonas fastidiosa. It encodes these proteins:
- a CDS encoding SHOCT domain-containing protein — its product is MGLFSNNKKPCPLCGNPTPRLLATKVEDMPLCKECAGKIDLPDGALDCMTLAQLEQYMAFYEENAALRETFSEDYRYGFGLLSGALVVDSAHRLLRIKPYDSALVFGPENLQSFRILEDSDPLFTGNADGLTCHRSDVPDKVEALIPSIDQFMRRKQDFEHMEEMHRMMDRDRDHDHDHPRPPRPEFVCTPPVRKFRLELTFSHPYWKSFTQEIGAPDFSSQYPSAEDYLREYEEKVEALRELASRLQHIVNPDAPQRREDDPQPAAAAAAPAPAADPVAEIQKYKLLFDAGVLTEEEFAAKKKQLLGI